The Salinispora tropica CNB-440 genome has a window encoding:
- a CDS encoding putative bifunctional diguanylate cyclase/phosphodiesterase, whose translation MRSGLTLSPVATSVVGGARRLSVPRPAALLLLAVAAVIGLVAVVAGVAVMVTAAGQPKPVPSVGWAEVVSLAAATSGLLFGTGLLCLPGMAPTVGAATRLSLDGLIIAVAVWFVGWVLVAEPTRLLGSAPVVGAPILLATASAALIVGLATVVVFRVSSPRRRLGALAGGSAATTVGGLGVATGLFQADEGLAVGGAAVAVAGLLTVALVLRGFDRPCESDIDPTRREGEHAVLPILAMAVSAVYHHLQDGRFGPYGVAAFSVGGFALVARQYLTLHDVRRYARRLVEGEAHFRELAHTDALTGLANRRGLLRDLHRCAERGTGCVLFLLDLDGFKNVNDVRGHDAGDAVLAEVGRRLRGPLRSGDVAARLGGDEFAVLLPGPPPTTDQVGERLLAALGAAYELPEGPVFLSASIGIAGWAGQPDVELLLRHADLALRYAKQRGKNRFERYDVAYDQLLSRRATLEHELRGAIERDELRLVFQPVASLPSVRPVGAEALLRWRHPELGAVRPDEFIPLAEECGMIAKLGAWVLDQACYQLSRWLADGHDVWVSVNVSPRELHAPAYVGQVTDALRVHRVPPQRLVLEVTEHAVATDLDELIRRLTALRRTGVRIALDDFGAGYSSLGQLRRLPLDILKIDHSLVAGHEPVHPVDADGPAFAPMVDIVMRLGHQLGLGVIAEGVTTPTELAEVVAAGCHFGQGALLGWGVPAEHLEAMLEAATSSKAPPVATSAPPVLASGPPPPRRLPSLPVPGQPVSE comes from the coding sequence GTGCGGAGCGGGCTAACCCTCAGTCCGGTCGCCACCTCGGTGGTGGGCGGTGCCCGTCGGTTGTCGGTGCCCCGGCCCGCAGCGCTCCTCCTCCTTGCCGTGGCCGCCGTCATCGGTCTGGTTGCGGTCGTAGCCGGCGTGGCGGTGATGGTGACCGCTGCCGGGCAGCCGAAGCCGGTCCCTTCGGTCGGCTGGGCCGAGGTGGTCTCCCTGGCCGCCGCGACCAGCGGGCTGCTTTTCGGGACGGGGCTGCTCTGCCTCCCCGGCATGGCCCCCACCGTCGGCGCGGCCACCCGGCTGTCGCTGGACGGGCTGATCATCGCCGTCGCGGTCTGGTTCGTCGGCTGGGTGCTCGTCGCCGAGCCGACCCGGCTGCTCGGTTCTGCCCCGGTGGTCGGCGCGCCGATCCTGCTCGCGACCGCCAGCGCGGCACTGATCGTGGGCCTCGCCACCGTCGTGGTGTTTCGGGTCTCGTCGCCGCGGCGCCGGCTCGGCGCGCTCGCCGGCGGCTCCGCCGCGACGACCGTCGGTGGGCTCGGCGTCGCCACCGGGCTGTTCCAGGCCGACGAGGGGCTGGCGGTGGGCGGAGCGGCGGTGGCTGTCGCCGGCCTGCTGACCGTGGCGCTGGTGCTTCGCGGGTTCGATCGCCCCTGCGAGTCGGACATCGACCCGACCCGGCGCGAGGGGGAGCATGCGGTCCTGCCGATACTCGCGATGGCCGTCTCGGCGGTGTACCACCATCTTCAGGATGGCCGCTTCGGTCCGTACGGCGTGGCTGCTTTCAGCGTCGGGGGCTTCGCCCTGGTCGCCCGGCAGTACCTGACCCTGCACGATGTCCGCCGGTACGCGCGTCGGCTGGTCGAGGGGGAGGCGCACTTCCGGGAGTTGGCACACACCGACGCGCTGACCGGCCTGGCGAACCGGCGGGGACTGCTGCGGGACCTGCATCGCTGCGCGGAACGGGGCACCGGGTGCGTCCTGTTCCTGCTCGATCTGGATGGTTTCAAGAACGTCAACGACGTGCGTGGACACGACGCCGGGGACGCTGTCCTGGCCGAGGTGGGCCGGCGGCTACGCGGTCCCCTGCGCTCCGGCGACGTGGCGGCCCGGCTCGGTGGGGACGAGTTCGCTGTGCTGTTGCCCGGCCCCCCGCCCACCACCGACCAGGTGGGGGAGCGACTCCTCGCGGCGCTGGGAGCCGCGTACGAACTGCCCGAGGGGCCGGTCTTCCTCTCGGCGAGCATCGGCATCGCCGGCTGGGCTGGCCAACCCGATGTTGAGCTGTTGCTGCGCCACGCCGACCTGGCCCTGCGCTACGCCAAGCAGCGCGGCAAGAATCGGTTCGAGCGGTACGACGTCGCCTATGACCAGCTGTTGAGCCGGCGGGCCACGCTGGAGCACGAGCTGCGGGGTGCGATCGAACGCGACGAGCTGCGGCTGGTGTTCCAGCCGGTGGCGTCGCTGCCCTCCGTGCGCCCGGTCGGCGCCGAGGCCCTGCTCCGGTGGCGTCATCCGGAGCTGGGCGCGGTCCGGCCGGATGAGTTCATCCCGCTCGCCGAAGAGTGCGGCATGATCGCCAAGCTGGGGGCGTGGGTGCTGGACCAGGCCTGCTATCAACTCTCTCGTTGGCTCGCCGACGGACATGACGTCTGGGTGTCGGTCAATGTGTCGCCTCGAGAGCTACACGCGCCGGCGTACGTCGGCCAGGTCACTGACGCGTTGCGCGTACACCGGGTTCCGCCGCAGCGTCTGGTGCTGGAGGTCACCGAGCACGCCGTCGCGACCGATCTGGACGAGCTGATCCGGCGGTTGACGGCGCTGCGCCGGACCGGCGTTCGGATCGCGTTGGATGACTTCGGCGCCGGCTACTCCTCCCTCGGCCAGCTTCGTCGGCTCCCGCTCGACATCCTCAAGATCGACCACAGTCTCGTCGCCGGGCACGAGCCGGTTCACCCGGTGGACGCCGACGGTCCAGCGTTCGCCCCGATGGTCGACATCGTCATGCGCCTGGGGCATCAGTTGGGTCTCGGGGTTATCGCCGAGGGTGTGACGACGCCAACCGAGCTCGCCGAAGTGGTAGCTGCGGGCTGCCACTTCGGCCAGGGCGCACTCCTCGGCTGGGGGGTGCCGGCCGAGCACCTGGAGGCGATGTTGGAGGCGGCCACCTCGTCGAAAGCCCCGCCGGTCGCCACGTCGGCACCGCCCGTGCTGGCCTCCGGTCCGCCGCCGCCCCGACGGCTGCCGTCTCTGCCCGTGCCCGGGCAGCCGGTGTCGGAGTAG
- the ilvN gene encoding acetolactate synthase small subunit, with protein MTMHTLSVLVENKPGVLARVSGLFSRRGFNIGSLAVGETENPDVSRITIVVNAESSPLEQVTKQLNKLVNVIKIVELDAQVSVARELLLVKVRADRSARGQVLETVNLFRARVVDVAPDTLTVEATGTADKLAALLRDLEAFGIKEMVQSGTVAIGRGSRSITAGPALRAA; from the coding sequence GTGACCATGCATACGCTCTCCGTGCTTGTGGAGAACAAGCCCGGGGTCCTGGCCCGGGTGTCCGGGCTGTTCTCCCGGCGCGGCTTCAACATCGGCAGTCTGGCGGTCGGAGAGACCGAGAATCCAGATGTCTCCCGGATCACCATCGTGGTCAACGCTGAGTCGTCTCCGCTGGAGCAGGTCACCAAGCAGCTCAACAAGTTGGTGAACGTCATCAAGATCGTTGAGCTGGACGCCCAGGTGTCGGTGGCCCGGGAGTTGCTGCTGGTCAAGGTCCGCGCCGACCGCAGCGCCCGTGGTCAGGTGCTGGAGACGGTGAACCTGTTCCGAGCCCGGGTCGTCGACGTCGCACCGGACACGCTGACCGTCGAAGCGACCGGCACTGCGGACAAGTTGGCTGCTCTGCTCCGGGACCTCGAGGCCTTCGGAATCAAGGAGATGGTGCAGTCCGGCACGGTCGCGATCG
- a CDS encoding acetolactate synthase large subunit: MTRPTPETLANSARRARAAVEQPRDTDRPRGAATPTVPAVRTPAPAPAQVSGAGSLVRCLEALGVDVIFGIPGGSILPAYDPLYDSTVRHILVRHEQGAGHAATGYAQATGRVGVCVATSGPGATNLVTPIADAYMDSVPLVAITGQVARPSIGTDAFQEADIQGITLPITKHNFLVQSAEELPRVLAEAFHLAATGRPGPVLVDIPKDVLQASTVFTWPPTLDLPGYRPTLHPHGKQIREAARLMAIARRPVLYVGGGVLKAGATDGLRQLAELTGIPVVTTLMALGAFPDSHPQHLGMPGMHGTVAAVYGLQKADLIIALGARFDDRVTGQPDSFAPDATVVHADIDPAEIGKNRHADVPIVGDARHVIDELVGAVTVEQSAGHRPDLDDWWSQLQELRKRYPVGYEEPADGTLSPQYVLSRLGEIVGPEAVYVAGVGQHQMWASQFISYEKPRTWLNSGGLGTMGYAVPAAMGAKVGRPETVVWGIDGDGCFQMTSQELATCALEGIPVKIAVINNGNLGMVRQWQALFYGERYSNTDLGTHKHRIPDFVKLAEALGCVGLRCETAKDVDKTIEAAMSINDAPVVIDFVVGKDAMVWPMVAAGTSNDEIMFARGVRPVFDEDDV; encoded by the coding sequence ATGACGAGACCCACACCCGAGACCCTCGCCAACTCCGCCCGGCGGGCCCGTGCGGCCGTCGAGCAGCCCCGCGACACCGACCGACCCCGCGGAGCGGCCACCCCGACCGTTCCGGCGGTACGCACCCCTGCCCCCGCCCCCGCCCAGGTCTCCGGTGCCGGCTCCCTCGTGCGATGCCTTGAAGCGCTCGGCGTCGATGTCATCTTCGGCATTCCCGGCGGCTCGATCCTGCCGGCGTACGACCCGTTGTACGACTCCACGGTCCGGCACATCCTGGTCCGGCACGAGCAGGGCGCCGGGCACGCGGCCACCGGGTACGCGCAGGCGACCGGGCGGGTCGGCGTCTGCGTCGCCACCTCCGGGCCCGGTGCGACCAACCTGGTGACGCCGATAGCCGACGCGTACATGGATTCAGTGCCGCTGGTGGCGATCACCGGCCAGGTCGCCCGGCCGTCGATCGGCACGGACGCCTTCCAGGAGGCGGATATCCAGGGCATCACGCTGCCGATCACCAAGCACAACTTCCTGGTTCAGAGCGCCGAGGAGCTGCCCCGGGTGCTCGCCGAGGCGTTCCACCTCGCCGCAACCGGCCGGCCCGGCCCCGTTCTGGTGGACATCCCCAAGGACGTCCTCCAGGCGTCGACCGTCTTCACCTGGCCGCCGACGCTCGACCTGCCCGGCTATCGGCCGACGCTGCACCCGCACGGTAAGCAGATCCGGGAGGCGGCCCGGCTGATGGCCATCGCCCGCCGGCCGGTGCTCTACGTCGGTGGTGGCGTGCTCAAGGCCGGCGCGACCGACGGGCTGCGCCAGCTCGCCGAACTGACCGGGATCCCGGTGGTCACCACCTTGATGGCGCTCGGCGCGTTCCCCGACTCACACCCGCAGCACCTGGGCATGCCCGGCATGCACGGGACGGTCGCGGCGGTCTACGGTCTCCAGAAGGCGGATCTGATCATCGCGTTGGGGGCGAGGTTCGACGACCGGGTGACCGGCCAGCCGGACTCGTTCGCTCCCGACGCGACCGTGGTGCACGCCGACATCGACCCGGCCGAGATCGGCAAGAACCGGCACGCGGACGTGCCGATCGTGGGGGATGCCCGGCACGTCATCGACGAACTGGTCGGCGCGGTCACCGTCGAGCAGTCTGCCGGCCACCGGCCCGACCTCGACGACTGGTGGTCCCAACTGCAGGAGCTGCGCAAGCGCTACCCAGTGGGGTACGAGGAGCCGGCCGACGGCACGCTTTCCCCGCAGTACGTGCTCAGCCGGCTCGGCGAGATCGTCGGCCCGGAGGCGGTGTATGTGGCGGGCGTGGGCCAGCACCAGATGTGGGCTTCCCAGTTCATCTCGTACGAGAAACCGCGCACGTGGTTGAACTCCGGCGGCCTCGGCACCATGGGGTACGCGGTGCCGGCGGCGATGGGTGCCAAGGTCGGCCGGCCGGAGACGGTGGTCTGGGGGATCGACGGCGACGGCTGCTTCCAGATGACCAGCCAGGAGCTGGCGACCTGCGCGTTGGAGGGCATCCCGGTCAAGATTGCTGTGATCAACAATGGCAATCTCGGCATGGTGCGACAGTGGCAGGCACTGTTCTACGGGGAGCGCTACTCCAACACCGACCTCGGTACGCACAAGCATCGCATTCCGGACTTCGTCAAGCTCGCCGAGGCGCTGGGCTGCGTCGGGCTGCGCTGCGAGACGGCGAAGGACGTCGACAAGACGATCGAGGCGGCGATGTCCATCAACGATGCCCCGGTGGTCATCGACTTCGTGGTCGGCAAGGACGCCATGGTGTGGCCGATGGTCGCCGCCGGGACCAGCAACGACGAGATCATGTTTGCCCGTGGTGTCCGGCCGGTCTTCGACGAGGATGACGTCTAG